One Dromiciops gliroides isolate mDroGli1 chromosome 3, mDroGli1.pri, whole genome shotgun sequence DNA segment encodes these proteins:
- the LOC122751687 gene encoding protein-lysine methyltransferase METTL21E-like isoform X4: protein MEMKSQYSHLLTDEIMEAEAQGGKNGENEDQQVVSEIMARCFFPSLITTTSWEGFHFAGHEIRITEATDCYGAVVWPSALVLCHFLETNSKQYNLVDKNVIEIGAGTGLVSIVASLLGARVIATDLPNLLGNLRYNVSRNTKMKCKHQPHVKELSWGMGLEKNFPKSSNHFDYILATDVVYAHPFLDELLITFDHLCKDTTIILWVMKFRLDKENKFVDRFQELFDLEEISNFPSLNIKLYKAMKKNGRKS from the exons GCAAAAACGGAGAAAATGAAGACCAACAGGTGGTCTCAGAGATCATGGCAAGAtgtttttttccatctctgataACAACCACTTCCTGGGAAGGTTTTCATTTTGCTGGACATGAGATAAGAATTACAGAAGCCACTGATTGCTATGGTGCTGTTGTCTGGCCATcg GCTCTTGTTCTCTGTCACTTTCTGGAAACAAATTCAAAGCAGTATAATCTGGTTGacaaaaatgtaattgaaattggGGCTGGGACAGGACTAGTCTCAATAGTGGCAAGTTTACTGG GTGCCCGAGTGATTGCCACAGACCTGCCCAATTTACTTGGAAACCTTCGGTATAATGTTTCCAGAAACACCAAAATGAAATGCAAACATCAGCCTCATGTGAAGGAATTATCTTGGGGGATGGGCTTAGAGAAGAACTTCCCCAAGTCTTCAAACCATTTTGACTATATTCTAGCCACAGATGTTGTATATGCCCACCCCTTCCTGGATGAGCTCCTTATCACCTTTGACCACCTGTGTAAAGACACCACCATTATCCTCTGGGTCATGAAATTTAGgttagataaggaaaataaatttgtgGATAGGTTTCAAGAATTGTTTGACCTGGAGGAAATTTCTAATTTCCCTAGTTTGAACATTAAATTGTATAAAGCCATGAAGAAAAATGGTAGGAAGTCATGA